A region from the Variovorax paradoxus genome encodes:
- a CDS encoding alpha/beta hydrolase yields MRIFSTRRHFTALSLCAALAATGCGGLRAARAPLDITLEKSNCTPNADTLIVMLPGAHSRPEEFVREGFVDALNENRLAVDVMRVDAHLGYYNDKTILDRLSRDVMAPARSQGYKAIWIVGISIGGFGALLYAQTHPGELAGLVAIAPYLGERTLGTDIANAGGLARWTGPLGNPPGSNPRAPNETQLWQWLRGYVGATATYGPRPPLYLGYGVDDRFAFNQRLLAAALPADRVFTTEGGHDWPEWTRLWRRMLPTLPLPGCPG; encoded by the coding sequence ATGCGGATCTTTTCGACCCGGCGCCATTTCACGGCCCTGAGCCTTTGCGCGGCGCTTGCGGCCACGGGCTGCGGCGGCCTGCGCGCGGCCAGGGCGCCGCTGGACATCACGCTCGAAAAGAGCAACTGCACGCCGAACGCCGACACGCTGATCGTGATGCTCCCCGGCGCGCATTCGCGCCCGGAGGAGTTCGTGCGCGAAGGCTTCGTCGATGCCTTGAACGAGAACAGGCTCGCGGTGGACGTGATGCGGGTCGATGCGCACCTGGGCTACTACAACGACAAGACCATCCTCGATCGGCTGAGCCGGGACGTGATGGCGCCGGCGCGCAGCCAGGGCTACAAGGCGATCTGGATCGTCGGCATCTCGATCGGCGGCTTCGGCGCACTGCTCTACGCGCAAACCCACCCTGGCGAACTCGCAGGCCTCGTCGCCATTGCGCCCTATCTCGGGGAACGCACGCTCGGCACCGACATTGCCAATGCCGGCGGCCTCGCCCGCTGGACCGGACCGCTGGGCAATCCGCCGGGCAGCAACCCGCGAGCACCGAACGAGACACAGCTGTGGCAGTGGCTGCGCGGCTACGTCGGCGCCACCGCCACGTACGGCCCGCGGCCGCCGCTCTATCTGGGCTATGGCGTCGACGACCGCTTTGCCTTCAATCAGCGACTCCTGGCGGCCGCGCTGCCTGCGGACCGGGTCTTCACCACCGAGGGCGGCCACGACTGGCCCGAGTGGACGCGGCTCTGGCGCCGCATGCTGCCGACCTTGCCGCTGCCGGGCTGCCCCGGCTGA
- a CDS encoding PQQ-dependent sugar dehydrogenase — protein MALAAWGLAMAQIRPETISSDLENPWGLAFLSDGRFVVTERPGRLRLIAADGKVGAPIAGLPAIAAGGQGGLLDVLADSGFEKNRTLYFCFSEPEAGGSANSTALASAQLSADGARLENLRIIFSQQPKVASRNHFGCRIVEARDGTLFLTLGDRFSRKEDAQKLDNHLGKVVRIAKDGGAPRDNPFVGRPGALPEIWSYGHRNGQGATLAPDGRFWMTEHGPQGGDEINIPQAGRNYGWPVITYGENYGGGKIGEGLTATNGMEQPLHYWVPSIAPSGMAFLTSDRYGAAWKGNLFVGSLKFGYLDRIELKDGKVVAEHKLLADGRARVRDVKQGPDGLLYVLTDESDGKLLRLRPN, from the coding sequence ATGGCACTGGCCGCCTGGGGGCTCGCCATGGCGCAGATACGGCCGGAAACCATTTCGTCGGACCTGGAGAACCCCTGGGGCCTGGCTTTCCTGTCGGACGGGCGCTTCGTGGTCACCGAGCGCCCCGGCCGGCTGCGGCTGATCGCGGCCGACGGCAAGGTCGGCGCGCCCATTGCCGGCCTGCCCGCCATTGCCGCCGGCGGCCAGGGCGGCCTGCTCGACGTGCTGGCCGATTCGGGCTTCGAGAAGAACCGCACGCTGTACTTCTGCTTCTCCGAACCCGAGGCGGGCGGTTCGGCCAACAGCACGGCGTTGGCAAGCGCGCAGCTTTCGGCCGACGGTGCGCGGCTCGAAAACCTCAGGATCATCTTCAGCCAGCAACCCAAGGTGGCCAGCCGCAACCATTTCGGCTGCCGCATCGTCGAGGCGCGCGACGGCACGCTGTTTCTCACGCTGGGCGACCGCTTCAGCCGCAAGGAAGATGCGCAGAAGCTCGACAACCACCTGGGCAAGGTGGTGCGCATCGCCAAGGACGGCGGGGCGCCCAGGGACAACCCCTTTGTCGGCAGACCGGGCGCGCTGCCCGAGATATGGAGCTATGGCCACCGCAACGGGCAGGGCGCGACGCTCGCGCCCGATGGCCGCTTCTGGATGACCGAGCACGGCCCGCAGGGCGGCGACGAGATCAACATTCCGCAGGCCGGCCGCAACTACGGCTGGCCGGTGATCACCTACGGCGAGAACTACGGCGGCGGGAAGATCGGCGAGGGGCTCACGGCAACGAACGGCATGGAACAGCCGCTGCACTACTGGGTGCCGTCGATTGCGCCCTCGGGCATGGCCTTCCTGACCAGCGACCGCTACGGTGCGGCATGGAAGGGCAACCTGTTCGTGGGATCGCTCAAGTTCGGCTATCTCGACCGCATCGAACTGAAGGATGGCAAGGTGGTGGCCGAGCACAAGCTGCTGGCCGATGGCCGGGCCCGCGTTCGCGATGTGAAGCAGGGGCCGGACGGCCTGCTCTATGTGCTGACCGACGAATCCGACGGCAAGCTGCTGCGCCTGCGGCCGAACTGA